A stretch of the Vidua chalybeata isolate OUT-0048 chromosome W unlocalized genomic scaffold, bVidCha1 merged haplotype SUPER_W_unloc_5, whole genome shotgun sequence genome encodes the following:
- the LOC128782922 gene encoding serine/threonine-protein kinase pim-1-like, with amino-acid sequence MPMTRPRPRAGLPRPLPRPRPRPRPRPRPSRRGLAPARLWPCWRWRCWAGISAWGWGGIAALWLRLARARPRPRRGLQSRPRPRLLPDPAEDTGGAAAAAASAAASPARAPPLGSAAAGPEPPLSRCQQKTPGDGRPGALGGRSGAAPGPGPSADSRVPPAGKAQEALQERYRLGSLLGSGGFGSVFAATRLSDGAPVAIKRVPQDRIRHWGELPDGTSAPLEIVLLAKVASGCAGVIQLLEWLELPDSFLLVLERPERCQDLSGFLAERRFLPEEEARGLFRQVLEAVRHCTSCGVLHRDIKPQNILLDLATGRVKLIDFGCGAFLQDTAYTQFAGTLSYSPPEWIHHRRYHGEAATIWSLGLLLCHLVMGKHPFRRGQQIIWGRILFPRRLSQECQDVIKRCLSMQPLDRPSLEELFHDPWVQGVPLP; translated from the exons ATGCCCATGacccgcccccggccccgggcggggcTGCCCCGTCCCCTTCCCCGgccccgtccccgtccccgtccccgtccccggcCGTCCCGCCGCGGTCTCGCCCCCGCCCGGCTCTGGCCGTGCTGGCGCTGGCGCTGCTGGGCGGGCatcagtgcctggggctggggcggcATCGCCGCCCTTTGGCTCCGCCTGGcccgagcccggccccggccccgacGTGGGCTCCagtcccggccccggccccggctcctccCGGACCCCGCGGAGGACACAggcggcgcggccgctgccgccgcctccgcgGCGGCTTCCCCGGCCCGAGCTCCGCCGctcggcagcgcggccgccggccccgagccgccgcTGTCCCGTTGCCAGCAGAAAACGCCTGGGGATGGCCGGCCCGGGGCGCTCGGGGGGCGCTCGGGGGCCGCTCCTGGCCCCGGGCCGAGCGCTGACAGCCGCGTCCCGCCCGCAGGGAAGGCGCAGGAGGCCCTGCAGGAGCGGTACCGGCTGGGTTCGCTGCTGGGCAGCGGCGGCTTCGGCAGCGTCTTCGCGGCCACGCGGCTCTCGGACGGCGCCCCG GTGGCCATCAAAAGGGTGCCGCAGGATCGCATCCGGCACTGGGGCGAGCTG CCCGACGGCACCAGCGCACCCCTGGAGAtcgtgctgctggccaaggtggCCTCTGGCTGCGCTGGTGTCAttcagctcctggagtggctCGAGCTCCCCGACAGCTtcttgctggtgctggagcGCCCGGAGCGGTGCCAGGACCTGTCGGGTTTCCTGGCGGAGCGGAGGTTCCTGCCGGAGGAGGAGGCGCGGGGGCTGTtccgccaggtgctggaggccgtgcggcactgcaccagctgcggggtcctgcacagggacatcaAGCCCCAGAACATCCTGCTCGACCTGGCCACCGGGCGGGTGAAACTGATCGACTTTGGCTGTGGCGCCTTCCTCCAAGACACAGCCTACACCCAGTTTGCAg GAACCCTGTCCTACAGCCCACCAGAGTGGATCCACCACCGACGCTACCACGGCGAGGCAGCGaccatctggtccctgggcctcctgctgtgccacctgGTCATGGGCAAGCACCCGTTCAGGAGGGGCCAGCAGATCATCTGGGGGCGGATCTTGTTCCCACGACGGCTCTCTCAAG AGTGCCAGGATGTCATTAAGAGGTGTTTGTCTATGCAGCCCTTGGACAGGCCATCCTTAGAAGAGCTTTTCCACGATCCTTGGGTGCAGGGTGTTCCTCTGCCCTAG